One genomic window of Sciurus carolinensis unplaced genomic scaffold, mSciCar1.2, whole genome shotgun sequence includes the following:
- the LOC124975722 gene encoding E3 ubiquitin-protein ligase PPP1R11-like: MDTSLSLLCPPSSSSMEDTGSKLTEVISEPTVTLENEVKGSILSTPLQKGKSDKRVEWSSDTIDNEHLGRRSSKCCCIYEKPHAFGESSSESEKEDEENCDAILCVWGHHKGRHRALSNTTSSISSSKPSDPCQPPPSPIKG, encoded by the coding sequence ATGGATACATCACTTTCCCTTCTTTGTCCCCCTTCTAGTTCTTCTATGGAAGATACAGGGTCTAAGCTGACAGAAGTCATATCAGAGCCCACAGTCACACTGGAAAATGAAGTGAAGGGTAGTATTCTATCCACTCCTCTACAGAAGGGGAAGTCAGACAAGAGAGTGGAATGGTCAAGTGATACAATAGACAATGAGCACTTGGGCCGTCGCTCATCTAAATGCTGCTGCATTTATGAGAAGCCTCATGCATTTGGTGAGAGTTCCTCCGAGAgtgaaaaagaagatgaagagaaCTGTGATGCTATACTATGTGTCTGGGGTCATCACAAGGGAAGGCATCGTGCACTTTCCAATACCACTTCTagtatttcatcttcaaaacctTCAGATCCATGTCAACCCCCTCCTTCACCCATTAAGGGCTAA